One genomic segment of Ricinus communis isolate WT05 ecotype wild-type chromosome 3, ASM1957865v1, whole genome shotgun sequence includes these proteins:
- the LOC8277629 gene encoding codeine O-demethylase isoform X2, which translates to MATVVSKSVEELSLTNDEPPSEYIVRGCSVAPPDLSSSASSSPFPVIDVSLFSSSSSASDNRNSEVDTALYTLRSALSSTGCFQAIGHGMPSSFLDRVRETANQFFELPKEEKEKYARSINESEGYGSDRVVSENQVLDWSHRLTLRVFPQDKRRINLWPENPTDFSEILHEYSLKVKSMIDLLYKAMARSLNLEENSFSGQFGERALMQARFNFYPRCSRPDLVLGVKPHTDRSGITVLLQDREIEGLQILINDRWVRVPVIPDAFVINLGDQMQYLKGQLIEAYTSLQLPFLEVAKATYSLIFLLGFMEKCR; encoded by the exons ATGGCAACAGTAGTTTCCAAGAGTGTGGAAGAATTGTCCCTGACCAATGATGAACCGCCATCAGAATACATAGTCAGAGGATGCAGTGTTGCACCTCCAGATCTGTCTTCATCTGCATCTTCATCTCCATTTCCAGTCATTGATGTCAGTCTCTTCTCCTCATCTTCATCAGCTTCTGATAACAGAAACAGTGAAGTCGATACTGCGTTATACACTCTAAGATCAGCTCTCAGCTCAACTGGATGCTTCCAG GCAATTGGACATGGGATGCCAAGTTCATTTCTTGACAGGGTACGAGAAACGGCAAATCAATTTTTTGAACTTCCaaaggaagagaaagaaaagtacGCCCGGTCTATCAATGAAAGTGAAGGCTATGGGAGTGACAGGGTAGTTTCAGAAAATCAAGTTCTTGACTGGTCTCATCGTCTAACTCTTAGGGTATTTCCACAAGATAAAAGAAGAATCAATCTTTGGCCAGAAAATCCAACTGACTTCAG TGAGATCTTGCACGAATATTCCCTCAAGGTAAAGTCTATGATTGATCTTCTGTATAAGGCCATGGCAAGATCATTAAATCTTGAAGAGAATAGCTTCTCAGGCCAGTTCGGAGAACGGGCACTTATGCAAGcaagatttaatttctatCCGAGGTGTTCAAGGCCTGATTTGGTTCTGGGGGTAAAACCTCATACCGATAGATCAGGCATTACAGTTTTGTTACAGGATAGAGAAATTGAAGGTCTTCAAATCTTGATAAATGACAGATGGGTTCGAGTTCCTGTAATTCCTGATGCTTTTGTTATCAATCTGGGAGACCAAATGCAG TACTTGAAAGGCCAGTTGATTGAAGCATATACAAGTCTGCAACTACCATTTCTAGAGGTGGCAAAAGCTACATATAGCctgatatttttattgggtttcATGGAAAAATGCAGATAA
- the LOC8277629 gene encoding codeine O-demethylase isoform X1 encodes MATVVSKSVEELSLTNDEPPSEYIVRGCSVAPPDLSSSASSSPFPVIDVSLFSSSSSASDNRNSEVDTALYTLRSALSSTGCFQAIGHGMPSSFLDRVRETANQFFELPKEEKEKYARSINESEGYGSDRVVSENQVLDWSHRLTLRVFPQDKRRINLWPENPTDFSEILHEYSLKVKSMIDLLYKAMARSLNLEENSFSGQFGERALMQARFNFYPRCSRPDLVLGVKPHTDRSGITVLLQDREIEGLQILINDRWVRVPVIPDAFVINLGDQMQIMSNGILKSPLHRVVTNTEKLRISVALFHEPEPEKEIGPVDGLVDEQRPRLYRNVKNYGAINYECYQKGIVAIDTVKV; translated from the exons ATGGCAACAGTAGTTTCCAAGAGTGTGGAAGAATTGTCCCTGACCAATGATGAACCGCCATCAGAATACATAGTCAGAGGATGCAGTGTTGCACCTCCAGATCTGTCTTCATCTGCATCTTCATCTCCATTTCCAGTCATTGATGTCAGTCTCTTCTCCTCATCTTCATCAGCTTCTGATAACAGAAACAGTGAAGTCGATACTGCGTTATACACTCTAAGATCAGCTCTCAGCTCAACTGGATGCTTCCAG GCAATTGGACATGGGATGCCAAGTTCATTTCTTGACAGGGTACGAGAAACGGCAAATCAATTTTTTGAACTTCCaaaggaagagaaagaaaagtacGCCCGGTCTATCAATGAAAGTGAAGGCTATGGGAGTGACAGGGTAGTTTCAGAAAATCAAGTTCTTGACTGGTCTCATCGTCTAACTCTTAGGGTATTTCCACAAGATAAAAGAAGAATCAATCTTTGGCCAGAAAATCCAACTGACTTCAG TGAGATCTTGCACGAATATTCCCTCAAGGTAAAGTCTATGATTGATCTTCTGTATAAGGCCATGGCAAGATCATTAAATCTTGAAGAGAATAGCTTCTCAGGCCAGTTCGGAGAACGGGCACTTATGCAAGcaagatttaatttctatCCGAGGTGTTCAAGGCCTGATTTGGTTCTGGGGGTAAAACCTCATACCGATAGATCAGGCATTACAGTTTTGTTACAGGATAGAGAAATTGAAGGTCTTCAAATCTTGATAAATGACAGATGGGTTCGAGTTCCTGTAATTCCTGATGCTTTTGTTATCAATCTGGGAGACCAAATGCAG ATAATGAGTAATGGAATATTAAAAAGCCCTCTGCACAGGGTAGTGACAAACACAGAGAAGTTGAGGATATCAGTTGCCTTATTCCATGAACCAGAGCCAGAGAAAGAGATAGGACCTGTGGATGGCTTAGTGGATGAGCAGAGACCAAGATTATACAGAAATGTGAAGAATTATGGTGCTATTAATTACGAGTGTTACCAGAAAGGGATTGTAGCAATTGACACAGTCAAAGTTTAA
- the LOC8277622 gene encoding protein SRG1, which produces MAGRVAPFCLGGSSFNYLLPHQYMQRVVRLAKPAVPHASSASLSKLDQGKSIIACDDFPHKEIAFNSHHPPFVPAPIIDISLLSSMCSKEEEAEHEKLKLALTSWGCFQAIEHGISSSILDKVHEIGKQFFALPTEEKQKYGREANDIEGYGNDPNVSRKIIFDQSERILLKAAPEAERRLERWPGNPSDFREVVKEYSAIMKSKSRFLLKAMARSLNLEDDCFLKQYKDEELIGVRFNYYPAATSGSSDRSGCKPHSDGSGITILLQDKLVEGLQILKDGQWYIVPTIPDALLVNVGDQMQIISNGIFKSPMHRVIVESKKERVSVAVFHLPKYEVEIGPVQCLIDENRPQQYRNLKNYRGFYYDSLFQGKSPLEMVKANASLV; this is translated from the exons ATGGCTGGAAGGGTTGCTCCTTTTTGCCTCGGAGGTTCAAGCTTTAATTATCTTCTACCACATCAATATATGCAAAGGGTTGTTCGGCTGGCTAAACCAGCTGTACCACATGCCTCCTCAGCCTCACTCTCTAAACTTGATCAAGGAAAATCTATTATTGCTTGTGATGATTTTCCTCACAAAGAAATTGCCTTTAATTCTCATCATCCTCCGTTTGTTCCAGCTCCTATTATTGATATCAGTCTACTATCATCCATGTGTTCCAAGGAAGAAGAAGCTGAACATGAAAAACTGAAATTGGCTCTTACTTCATGGGGTTGCTTTCAG GCTATAGAGCATGGAATATCAAGTTCGATTCTTGACAAAGTACACGAAATTGGCAAACAATTCTTTGCACTTCCAACAGAAGAGAAACAAAAGTATGGTCGAGAAGCAAATGATATTGAAGGCTATGGCAATGACCCAAATGTTTCTCGCAAAATCATATTTGATCAATCTGAACGCATTCTACTTAAAGCAGCCCCAGAAGCCGAACGAAGGCTTGAACGTTGGCCTGGCAACCCTAGTGATTTTAG AGAAGTAGTGAAGGAATACTCGGCCATAATGAAGAGCAAATCAAGATTTCTGCTTAAAGCCATGGCAAGGTCATTGAACTTGGAAGATGACTGCTTCTTGAAGCAATATAAAGATGAAGAACTGATTGGAGTGAGGTTTAATTACTATCCTGCAGCAACTTCAGGATCGTCAGATAGATCAGGCTGTAAACCTCATTCGGATGGATCAGGAATTACAATTCTTTTACAAGATAAACTAGTGGAAGGCCTTCAAATTCTCAAAGATGGTCAATGGTACATAGTTCCTACAATTCCTGATGCCTTACTTGTCAATGTTGGCGATCAGATGCAG ATAATTAGTAATGGAATCTTCAAGAGCCCAATGCACAGAGTAATAGTGGAATCAAAGAAGGAAAGGGTATCAGTTGCAGTATTCCACTTACCCAAATATGAGGTAGAAATTGGACCAGTTCAATGTCTGATAGATGAAAATAGACCACAACAGTACAGGAACCTAAAAAATTATCGTGGATTCTACTATGACAGCCTTTTCCAAGGAAAGTCACCACTGGAGATGGTAAAAGCGAATGCATCCCTGGTATAA
- the LOC112536927 gene encoding protein SRG1-like — MSKYVQEMSIDGDEPHARYIIKDILNPSPPSVSIPVIDLSLLSSLSSKGAEELDKLKEALSSWGCFQATGHGIPSSFLDKIREVTKQFFALPTMEKQKYARAVNDIEGYGNDPVLSDKQVHDWSDRLFLNLIPQDSRKLQLWPTNPSEFREVLNEYSEKMKQIVELLLKATARSLDLEEDCFLKQYEGHEHMAARFNYYPKCPRPDSVLGVKAHSDGSAITILLQDKDVEGLQIFKDDQWFRVPIIPHAFVVNAGDQMQIMSNGIFKSPMHRVSTSSQRDRISVAVFHLPNAEVEIEPVKGLIDEERPQQYRKLKNYAAINFECFQSGKVALETVKI; from the exons ATGTCCAAGTATGTGCAAGAAATGTCTATTGATGGGGATGAACCCCATGCAAGATATATTATCAAAGATATTCTAAATCCTTCTCCTCCATCAGTCTCAATTCCTGTCATTGATCTCAGTCTACTATCTTCACTCTCTTCTAAAGGAGCAGAAGAGCTTGACAAACTTAAAGAAGCACTCAGTTCTTGGGGTTGCTTCcag GCTACAGGTCATGGGATTCCAAGTTCATTCCTCGACAAGATACGAGAAGTAACTAAACAATTCTTTGCACTTCCAACAATGGAGAAACAGAAGTATGCTCGGGCAGTGAATGACATTGAAGGATATGGAAATGATCCTGTTCTTTCAGATAAGCAAGTTCATGACTGGTCCGATCGCCTGTTTCTAAATCTAATCCCACAAGATTCAAGAAAGCTTCAACTTTGGCCAACCAATCCAAGTGAATTTAG AGAAGTACTGAATGAATATTCAGAAAAAATGAAGCAAATAGTGGAGCTTCTCCTTAAGGCCACGGCAAGATCACTGGATCTAGAAGAGGATTGTTTCTTGAAACAATATGAAGGCCATGAACACATGGCAGCAAGGTTTAATTACTATCCTAAATGTCCAAGACCAGACTCAGTTCTTGGTGTTAAAGCTCATTCAGATGGATCAGCTATAACCATTTTATTACAAGACAAAGATGTGGAAGGTcttcaaatatttaaagatGATCAATGGTTTAGAGTACCCATTATCCCTCATGCATTTGTTGTCAATGCCGGCGATCAAATGCAG ATAATGAGTAATGGAATCTTCAAGAGCCCAATGCACAGGGTATCAACAAGTTCACAAAGAGACAGAATATCTGTGGCAGTGTTCCACTTGCCTAATGCAGAAGTAGAGATTGAACCAGTTAAAGGTTTAATTGATGAAGAAAGGCCACAGCAGTACAGGAAGCTCAAAAATTATGCTGCTATCAACTTTGAATGCTTCCAGAGTGGGAAGGTTGCCCTGGAAACAGTGAAGATTtaa